DNA from Mustela lutreola isolate mMusLut2 chromosome 6, mMusLut2.pri, whole genome shotgun sequence:
ACTGAACGTATTTATTCTCTTACTGAAGGCCAGTGGATGATGTCGGGTTTTGAAATTACAGAGTCACCATAAGCATTCTTGTAGGATCTCCTCTGCATGTCTCCAAAAATTCCTCTAGGGAAACACTCAGAAGTAAAATTGCTTTCAGAATGTTTTCAGATTTAATACACTAATttatacacacagaaacacacatccCGGCAGTGTATAGCACTTTAATTGTTTTACATCTGCTGAGTCCTTGATTTTGTCAATTTAGTTACCACCGGTTTGATGGGTGTTATTATGCATTTCTCATACTACTAATGAGGTTGAGCATACTTTATACTACATCTGTGAAGTACTTGTTTACACTGTTgctcattgttttaaaattttccttttgtccTTTTCTCATATGTctgtagaaattctttatatatcctggattcaaatcctttGTCAGTTCTGTGTGTTAGGAATATCTTTGGCCTGCTTATGTCTTATAtcttatctttttactttttcatactATCTTTGATTtacacaaattattcattttaatatagccaaatttgaattttaatgtaGTTAAATTTGTCAGTCTTTCCCATTTGGTTGACACTTTTTGTGTTTGTTAAATCTTTCTAGGAGCAGCGTGAGGAAGACTGAAACCGCCCCCCTCCCTGGACTGGCCAAGCCACCTGCCCAGCGCTGCTGCCACCATGCCCAAGAGAAAGGCCAAAGGAGATGCTAAAGGTGACAAAGGGAAGGTGAAGGATGAGCCGCAGAGGAGATCGGCCCGCTTGTCTGCGAAACCGGCTCCTCCAAAACCAGAACCCCGGCCTAAAAAGGCCCCtgcaaagaaaggagagaagctacccaaagggagaaaggggaaagcagatgGTGGCAAGGAGGGGAACAACgctgcaaagaacctagatgcttCCACAGTCCAGTCacagaaagcagaaggcagtgggGATGCCAAGTGAAGTGTACTTTTTTGATAGTCTGTACTTCTAGTGACTTTACTGtttgaaatactatttttctttaatcaagttttataaaaatgtagaatttgggtgttttttttcccccagacttaACGTTGTTAGCATACAAGACGCATTGTTGTTGTCCTTTGTGGTAAGTGCAAATACCACTAATAGAAAGTCTCAGAAGCTGGCTTGAAATGGGGGAAGATGGGATCTTCTGTCcttgtttttgaagattattcTTGGTTCCCAGGAGAGATTCTCTGACATTCACACATGTCAGCCACTTTGGCTTAGAAGCCTTACAGCACAGAGAAGCAAAACTTCatgtcttctttcctgatgccgtCAGCATATGCTTGACTTCCTGAAATAGTTGTGATGTGGCCTTGGCTCCCCTAAAATCCCATGCTGGGTAACAGTACTCAGGCTTCCTGGTGATAACATCAAGATGGTGTTGCTCCAAAAAGCCAAGATTCCTGTTTGTAGTTTGTAGATCATTGCATTGATAATCTTAGAGTTTTTAGTTCCTTTCTTCCGTGTCCGAGTTGACCTGTGAAAAGATCTTACATGCCTCTTGTGAAATATCCACCCTTTCTGAGAACTCCCGCCTTTTCAAACACAACAGAAGACTGTTGACTTTTGTGGGAGGGGAGTTTGAAAGTTGTGAAATGTTATGGATTGTCAACCCTGTCCTCCTGGAAATAACTGGTTTTGAAAAGTATCTGATAAAGCTGAATACAAATTAGCTTCATGGTAGGGGGATCATTTCCTACCCAAAGTCATAGAGATATTCTTTCTTGCATTGTAAACCTTTTATAGTCTTGCTTTTCACATTTGTCTTTAGTCTGCTCTGAACTGATTTTTGTGAAAAGTAAGAGATAGAAGTTCAATATAGTATTTTTTCCCATATGGATAAGTGGTTGTTGCCCCAGCACCATTCTCTGaatactttattcttttcctactgatCTATAACACCAGCTCTTTCATAAGTAAAGTCTCTGTGTGGGTGGgtctgttgattatttcttttcagtcaaTTTGTCTAACCTTGTGGCCGTACCATACAATCCTGAGTACTACAACTTTAGAAACAGGACTTCATATCTCAGGACAAATCCCACCTCCAAAAAAAATCACCACcaaatttttcttccttgggagTATCTTGGCTCTTCTTAGCCATTTGCTCTTCTGTACAACTTTTAGAATTAGATTGACaagttctaaaacaaaacaaaaatgttggaatttttattggatttgTACGGAATTTATAGACTAAATAATACAatgttgagtcttccaatccatgaacatgatacAGTTCTTCATTTACTTAGCCTTTTTAAGTGtctttcaataaagttttataattttctccataaatgtcttttgtttatatttcctaGGGACTTTATACGTTTTGATGCTGTTCTTATGGTGTATTTTTACTTactacattttctgtttttagctAAAGCTGATGTTTATATCCAGCAACCTTGCTAAACTCTCACTAATTAATATGTCTGTatgttcttttgggttttctacataggtAAACTGTATGTTGTGTATGTGCAGACAATTTTGCTTCTACAcagttttattcccatttttactctttttaatgcTAGGAATTGTCCAAGAGCTGGGGGCATAGCTGTGAAAAAACAAAAGTCTCTTCTTTCACCAAGCTTATATTCTGGTTGAGCCTGGGAAGAGAAgtagaaaatacacaaatttatGGGAGGAGGGTCCTTAAGTAAACAACTAAAAGTGGGTGCAATTTCAATAGGGTGGTTAGGGAAGTCCTCGATGACGAGATATTTGAGCAGAGCCCTTAATGAAATAAAGGAGGGGATGTCAATATGTGGGGAAAATACTCTAGCAGACAGGAGGTGAACATGTGTTTAGCTATTTGGCTCACTGAGGAAGAACAAGGAAGCAGAAGGGGCTGAATTGGAAAAAAGATGGATAAGGATGATAGCTGATCTGATTGCAGAGATAGCTAGAGGCCAGGAAATGGAAGATGCTCCAAGCTGTGATTTTCTCTGAAAGTGATGGGTTACCGTTAGAGTTTCCAACACAGAACACAAAGTgttgagggtggggggtggacaaTAGGCTGTCAGGGGAGGGCAAGAGTTGAAGGAGGAAGACCAGTTAGATGGCTGTCAAACTGAATTGCAAGAAATCTACTTTATATGCTGGATTACTGTCCTTCCCTCTGTTTAACTATTCCCACTCCATTTTCTTTGGTAAACAGCAAACATGTATCTGCTTTCTCTTTGCTAAGCAACAGGTCAGGACCAAAGAAAAACATCCCTGTCCTCAAAGTCCAAAGTCAAATGCAATAAAGTCACCACAGGGTACTGTGCTTAGTGTTGTGGTAATAACTGCAGGAGCCCTGCCCCTGATGTCAGAGCATAAAGGGGTTTTAGTGAGAACTTCCTGGGTCATTTTGACACTGAAGCAGCAAGATGAAAACAGGAGTTGGTCAAGCAAGGAAGGAGTGAGGGAAAGCCTTCTAGCAAGGAAGGAGTGAGGGAAAGCCTTCTAGTAAGGGTAAAAACATCTGCAAAGATGTTAAGAGAATATGGTGCATAGAAGATGTTCAATAAATTGTTGAATCAGAAAAGATTTAATTGCGTAACCAAATTCTAGtaggttattttttaataaggtatttcttttctttttaagattttatttatttgacagagatcacaagtaggcagagaggcaggcagaaagagaggaggaagcaggctccccacggagcagagagcccaatgtggggctcgatcccatgaccctgggatcatgacccgagctgaaggcagaggctttaacccactgagctacccacgcaACCCAATAAGGTATTTCTTAAGTCCTCATTGTTTGCCACTGTATCTGTTCAATGATTtctgttcataattttatttccacGACCCTATGAGCTGAATAttactatctccattttactTTACATTCAGTGAAACTGAGGCAAGgagagattaaataattaaattaaattaaataatttgctttgaGATCAGACAATGAATAGAAAAATCCAAATTAAGACCCAAGTCTACAACTCCAGGGCCTAGAAGATAACTCATTGTTGAAAGATCAGTGGTATAAATTTCAAATGTAATCCATCCAATTTCTGAGTAAACCAAGGAATTTCCCAAGATACCATTAGGAAACAATGACATGCAAGAAATAATAATGCTGTTGGCTAAACAGTTGTAATTTCCAGTGAAGAAGGGTAGTATTGAAAGGACCCTAAATTCTAGGGGGAAGTGGTCATACGGAATTTAGGCAGTATTTCTCTAGCAACATAAAGCTAGAAAGGCTTATTTTTTCTGTACAAAGATGCTAGTGTTTTAGACAAATATTTCTAAGCGGGGAAGAGCAGATTAGGAAATAATAAACTACACTATAAACTTCCTTGTCCACTTTTCAGGTCCATTTGGCACTTACATTCCCATCTGTAAATTCATAAATTAACATCCCGGTTTATGAATATTTTGAGAATTTCGGTGTCTGATACCAAACAGACTGAGTGCTCCAAAACTAAATTTCTGGCCCTCAAAACTGAGGCATTGGTTCCCGGAAGAGCTGGAAAGACGTGGGAGGGAAACTTCTTTTCCTGCATCCACCCTTGTCCCGCTTAGTTCTGTTGGCCGGTGAGCTGGGGAGGTCCCTGGCCTTGTCATGAGAAGGAATTCAAGGACAGAGTCGCAGCACAGCGGACAAGCGACACACGTGGGCAAGTTTATTAAAAAGTACAATCTCTAGACTTGAGAGAAGACtgctcgagagagagagagagagagagagcgagcgcaagcTGTGCAACCTAGGGGTTGTCCTTCTTTTACACACAGTTGTTAACTAGGGGGCGGAGTGTTCCTCACTCGCGGCGGGAAGCAAGGTTTCCCgctttttccctcctcccttgcCCAGGGGTTTCCGGTCGTGGTGCCGCCATCTTGGGCCTGCCTGGCGGGATCCGGCTTCTCGCGGACGCTGCCAGGACGGGCCCCTGACCTTCCCCACAGCCGGCCGTGGCCTCCTCCTTGCTGGCCTCCAGAGC
Protein-coding regions in this window:
- the HMGN4 gene encoding high mobility group nucleosome-binding domain-containing protein 4; translated protein: MPKRKAKGDAKGDKGKVKDEPQRRSARLSAKPAPPKPEPRPKKAPAKKGEKLPKGRKGKADGGKEGNNAAKNLDASTVQSQKAEGSGDAK